In Macadamia integrifolia cultivar HAES 741 chromosome 13, SCU_Mint_v3, whole genome shotgun sequence, one DNA window encodes the following:
- the LOC122059169 gene encoding uncharacterized protein LOC122059169: MIGTCDFPNLFFNKLGFYGDFIHNNRLNRIPNLWILWRRNLKVPVSVSESEQHVTIALDWGMSHIQISFVHASSFRAGRRALWLDLVADTPQTPTPWTVIGDFNACLQSHEKRGPGNFSLGSAAEFGAMVDACLLSQVPSMGRKFTWTNNRCRGNVCAVLDRGFCNEEWISFFQDCSQQVLPRFASDHSPLLVVSSSSQRPPNCPFRFNNFWTDHEDFDRVVAESWAEWAPGSPILSLMSKLKRLKGALKGWAKQTFPHFERDLDEAKKNLNHVQEEIDSNGLSDQLFRMEADAKTALLKAQENHEKLWAEKARLRWLTYGDRNSKFFHLSAKMRRNRNTIRSLKKQDGSIVEGQTNLGEYIVEFYEGFHKNAPTVDHLDLLDSIPRVLQQVDIFHLDSLPGNAEIMKAVWALDPESSPGPDGFSGKFFRKCWSIVEGDVCNAVKAFFRTSRMPKGVNNTFLILIPKVDGAETLDKYRPLCMSNFFCKIISKVLAMRLERFLPRLISEEQGAFQKGKLIHDNISVASELANLMYSATRGGGLGLKIDIRKAYDTISWSFLFKVMEKFGFSENWITWLHQLLASTKISVLVNGGPQGFFGVERGLRQGDPISPLLFIMAEEVLSRGLTRLTHQKDIMPICGPKGVVTPGHILFADDIFIFSNASSRYVANLKNFLMKYQEFSGQHISFEKSKLFLGKISPTRKQAIAETLGIPICSFPTRYLGVEIFKGRITKEALLPVLDKVKGRLAGWKGKLLSMAGRVELVRSVISGIPNHNFAIYWWPSALLVTMERWMKNFIWAGEVDTSKPITVKWESVCKPKEEGGLGIRRLRDTNMAMLCKLVWRIKHEKSAANSFLRARFVKKDGSFNRGCRPSSIALGIRKVWKTVEANERWIIGRGDLANFWKDKWWGPRSILEEIQTPDLPPLPCNAKVCDFIRNGEWSLPEVRSHSLRQIFLAIKEVKIPSAQFEDLCIWQLSPLGSFTTSSAWEDIRRVAPAVHWNSLVWHNNLPPRIATFGWRLAHERLPTDELIRKKGIFLVSRCSLCEQYEESMEHIFLHCPFSRDIWEKFTSCFAIRWSEHESIDSLFQWWKRKSRLINLKNSWMIGFTIIASQIWRERNIRRYEGKKRNGIYSFQYICQDLALYAGTSKGEVKSIADIMCCRKLGLKIDNPKIVPPLEVHWSEFSAVMEAILVAMNMNARGLWIESDSAAVVAATQKMHIPWFVLQKWRFALPFLQSITWKITHCFREANTVADFLAKKAAKSGASDYSTTFPSHVLDDLENDASGRHSFRFC, translated from the exons ATGATAGGTACCTGTGACTTTCccaatttgttttttaataaactaGGCTTTTACGgtgattttattcataacaaTAGGCTCAATAGAATTCCAAATCTTTGGATCCTGTGGAGAAGAAATTTGAAGGtccctgtttctgtttctgagtCTGAACAGCATGTTACAATTGCTTTGGATTGGGGTATGAGCCATATCCAGATTTCCTTTGTTCATGCTAGCAGCTTTAGGGCGGGGCGAAGAGCTTTATGGCTGGATTTGGTGGCTGATACTCCTCAAACTCCTACTCCTTGGACTGTTATTGGTGACTTTAATGCATGCCTTCAATCTCATGAGAAACGTGGCCCAGGAAATTTCAGTTTGGGGTCGGCAGCAgaatttggagccatggttgACGCATGTCTTCTATCTCAGGTGCCCTCGATGGGCAGGAAATTCACCTGGACAAACAATCGATGCCGAGGTAATGTCTGTGCTGTTCTGGATAGAGGTTTTTGTAACGAAGAATGGATATCCTTTTTTCAGGACTGTTCTCAACAGGTCCTGCCTCGGTTTGCCTCTGACCATTCCCCTCTGCTTGTGGTCTCAAGTAGCAGCCAGCGCCCTCCAAATTGCCCCTTtcgatttaataatttttggacGGATCATGAGGACTTCGATAGGGTTGTAGCTGAATCCTGGGCGGAGTGGGCTCCAGGGTCACCTATTTTATCCCTAATGTCTAAACTCAAGCGGCTCAAAGGGGCATTAAAAGGTTGGGCGAAACAGACCTTTCCCCATTTTGAAAGGGATCTCGACGAGGCAAAGAAAAATCTCAACCACGTGCAGGAGGAGATTGACAGTAATGGGTTGTCGGATCAACTGTTCCGAATGGAGGCTGATGCTAAAACGGCTCTTCTCAAGGCGCAAGAGAACCATGAAAAGCTCTGGGCAGAAAAGGCGAGACTCAGGTGGTTGACTTATGGGGACAGAAATTCTAAGTTTTTCCATCTATCTGCTAAAATGcgaagaaatagaaatactaTCCGATCCCTCAAAAAACAGGATGGGTCAATTGTGGAAGGGCAAACTAATTTGGGTGAGTATATTGTGGAATTCTATGAGGGATTTCACAAAAATGCTCCAACAGTCGATCATCTTGATCTTTTGGACAGCATTCCGAGGGTTCTCCAACAAGTAGACATATTTCATCTAGACTCTCTTCCTGGTAATGCAGAGATCATGAAGGCGGTCTGGGCGCTTGATCCTGAAAGCTCGCCTGGCCCAGACGGCTTCTCTGGAAAATTTTTCAGGAAGTGTTGGAGCATTGTGGAAGGTGATGTTTGTAATGCGGTGAAAGCCTTCTTCAGGACTAGTCGTATGCCTAAAGGTGTTAACAATACTTTCCTAATTCTGATCCCTAAAGTGGACGGAGCTGAGACTCTGGACAAGTATCGACCATTGTGTATGAGcaattttttctgcaaaataATTTCTAAGGTGTTGGCTATGCGCTTAGAGAGATTTCTCCCCAGGCTCATTTCGGAAGAACAGGGagcttttcaaaaagggaagcTGATCCATGACAACATTAGTGTGGCATCCGAGTTGGCGAACTTGATGTATTCTGCCACGAGAGGGGGTGGCCTTGGTCTAAAAATAGACATCAGAAAGGCATACGATACGATTTCTTGGTCTTTCCTCTTTAAGGTGATGGAAAAATTTGGATTCTCAGAAAATTGGATCACATGGCTGCATCAATTATTGGCTTCAACTAAGATTTCTGTTCTTGTCAATGGAGGCCCGCAGGGCTTCTTTGGCGTGGAGCGAGGATTGAGACAGGGAGACCCTATATCCCCCTTGCTTTTTATCATGGCGGAAGAGGTTCTCTCTCGAGGCCTGACGAGATTGACCCACCAAAAAGATATTATGCCCATTTGTGGCCCTAAAGGCGTTGTAACCCCTGGGCACATCTTATTCGCCGATGATATCTTTATCTTCTCGAATGCTTCATCCAGGTATGTGGCTAAccttaaaaattttcttatgaaatatcAGGAGTTCTCTGGTCAACACATCAGCTTCGAGAAAAGCAAGCTCTTCCTAGGGAAAATTTCTCCAACTCGTAAGCAAGCCATCGCTGAGACTTTGGGCATCCCAATTTGCAGCTTTCCAACTCGATACCTTGGTGTTGAGATATTCAAGGGAAGAATCACAAAGGAGGCATTGCTGCCTGTGTTGGATAAAGTAAAGGGGCGCCTTGCTGGATGGAAAGGTAAACTTTTGTCGATGGCGGGCAGGGTGGAGTTGGTTAGATCAGTCATATCCGGTATTCCTAATCATAATTTTGCGATCTATTGGTGGCCCTCTGCTCTCCTTGTAACCATGGAAAGatggatgaagaacttcatctGGGCAGGGGAAGTGGATACCTCAAAACCAATTACAGTGAAGTGGGAGTCTGTTTGCAAACCGAAGGAAGAAGGGGGTTTAGGTATCAGAAGACTCAGAGACACGAACATGGCAATGCTGTGTAAATTGGTATGGAGAATAAAGCATGAGAAATCTGCTGCCAATTCCTTTCTTAGAGCCAGATTTGTGAAAAAAGATGGGTCATTTAATAGAGGTTGTCGGCCGTCGTCTATTGCTCTGGGCATCAGAAAGGTGTGGAAGACTGTGGAGGCAAACGAACGTTGGATTATTGGGAGAGGCGATCTAGCAAATTTCTGGAAAGACAAATGGTGGGGCCCTAGGTCTATTCTTGAGGAGATTCAGACTCCTGacctccctcccctcccttgCAATGCTAAGGTTTGTGATTTCATCAGGAATGGAGAATGGTCACTTCCAGAGGTCCGCTCTCACTCTCTCAGacaaattttccttgcaattaaAGAGGTGAAGATTCCCAGTGCCCAATTTGAGGACTTATGTATATGGCAGCTATCTCCTCTTGGTTCTTTTACTACATCGTCAGCGTGGGAGGATATTAGAAGAGTTGCTCCGGCAGTGCATTGGAACTCTTTGGTTTGGCACAATAACCTCCCTCCAAGAATTGCTACTTTTGGATGGCGACTAGCTCATGAGAGACTCCCAACGGACGAGCTTATaaggaaaaaaggaattttcctagtCTCTCGATGTAGCCTCTGTGAGCAGTACGAAGAAAGTATGGAGCATATTTTCCTTCACTGTCCTTTCTCcagagatatttgggagaagttcACCTCTTGTTTCGCAATTCGATGGTCTGAACATGAGTCAATTGATAGCTTATttcagtggtggaagaggaaatcaagaTTGATCAATTTAAAAAACTCTTGGATGATAGGGTTTACCATCATTGCTTCTCAAatctggagggaaagaaatatcagacggtatgaaggaaaaaagaggaatggGATCTACTCATTTCAATACATCTGCCAGGATCTTGCTCTATATGCAGGGACTTCTAAGGGTGAAGTGAAATCGATTGCTGATATTATGTGTTGCAGAAAACTGGGGCTGAAGATTGATAACCCAAAGATTGTGCCGCCGCtggaagttcattggt ctgaatttagcGCTGTCATGGAAGCAATATTGGTTGCTATGAATATGAACGCAAGGGGCTTGTGGATCGAGTCTGACTCCGCAGCTGTAGTGGCTGCAACTCAGAAGATGCATATCCCTTGGTTTGTTTTACAAAAATGGCGGTTTGCTCTCCCATTCCTTCAGTCCATTACATGGAAAATCACCCACTGCTTCCGTGAGGCGAACACTGTGGCAGATTTTTTGGCAAAGAAGGCAGCAAAATCGGGAGCCTCTGACTACTCCACCACTTTTCCCAGTCATGTATTAGATGATTTAGAAAATGATGCCTCGGGTAGGCATAGTTTTCGCTTCTGCTAG